agaccttgtctcaaaaataaacaaacaaataaataaataaataaagtactcCAACAAAGTCCTTTGAACCATTTTCCAGAAAGGCAACGTCAGTGAAGCTCCCTCTTGTAGTGAGGGTAGCATTAACATTCACACACTGCCGTGACTGGATTTCTCAAAATTGAACAGGGATCTAAGAGTGGAAAAACTCAAAATGTTTTTCCTGTGCATTCACACAATGCAATACCTCTGTGACCAAATATGTGGAGGATTTTCTCACACAGCAAACAAGCCATCCATTCTGCACTGAACACCAGTTGAGTGTCCTCTAATTCACGTGTCCCCAACTCTGGGGCTACAGACGGGTAcctgtccatggcctgttaggaactaggccacacagcaggaggtaagcagaAGTGAGTGAATGTTACTgcctaagctctgcctcctgtcagagcAGCAATGGTATTAGAGTTTCTTAGGGGCgagaaccctattgtgaactgcacatttgagagatctaggttgcgtgctccttatgagaatctaatccctgatgatctgaggtgaaacagtttcatccaaAAAACATCTCCCCACCCTCATCTGtgaaaaaattttcttccacaaaactggtccctggtgccagaaaggttggggactgctgctgtaATGCATTTCCCACATTACCTACCCTCATAACAAGTACAAAACTGTCTCAGAAATTATCTGActggactgggtgcggtggctcacacctgtaatcccagcactttgggaggccaaggtaggcgatcaccagaggtcaggactttgagagcagcctggccaacattgcgaaacactgtcactactaaaaatacaaaaattaaacaggtgtggtggcacacacctgtagtcccagctactcaggaagctgaagcaggagaattgcttgaacctgggaggcagaggtaagcagtgagccaagatcacaccactgcactccagcctgggtgacagaacgagactctgtctcaaaaacaaaaaaaaaggagaaaaaagaaaaaaaattatctaaccATATATTCTGGTTTCCCAAGGACAGTCCTTGATTGTGACTTTTGTCCCAGCataagtttttggttttgtggttttttttagaggaggtttcactcttgtcgcccaggctggagtgcaatggcatgatctcagctcactgcaacctccgcctcccagttcaattgattctcctttctcagcttcgcaagtagctgggattacaggtgcatgccaccatgcctggctaattgttttgtatttttagtagagacagggtttcattcaccatgttagccaggctggtctccaactcctgacctcaggtgatccacctgccttggcctcccaaagtgctgggattacaggcgtaagccaccgcgcccggccaacagaaTCTCTTTATTACCATCTCACTAACAAGTAAACACCAGGCaataagaaatgtaaaacaggccgggcgcagtggctcaagcctgtaatcccagcactttgggaggccgagactggcggatcacgaggtcaggagatcgagaccatcctggctaacacagtgaaaccccgtctctactaaaaaatacaaaaaaatagccgggcgaggtggcaggcgcctgtagtcccagctactcgggaggctgaggcaggaggatggcgtaaacccgggaggcggagcttgcagtgagctgagatccggccactgcactccagcccgggcgacagcgcgagactccgtctcaaaaaaaaaaaaaaaaaaaaaaaagaaatgtaaaacaaaggGAAAAGTGTCATGTAACACATGGACCCAGAACCTGCCAGTCAGCAATATCTAACTGCATTTTGTCTGTCACAGCCAACTTTATCAAAGAGGTAtcatagaaagattttttttttaacagagtctcactctgttgccctagctggagtgcactggcacaatcttggctcactgcatcctccgcctcccaggttcaagcaattctcatgcctcagcctcctgagtagctgggattacatgtgcctgccactatgcctggctaattttcatatttttagtagagatggggtttcaccatgttggccaggctggtcttgaattcctgacctcaagtgttctacatgcctcggcctcccaaggtgctaggattacaggcatgtaatcagccaccacacccagcccatagaTATTTGATACtgtatttgattttgatttttgtaaggtttagggttggttttttttctttctttttgagtcagagtcttgcactgtcacccaggctggagtgtagtggtatgatctcggctcactgcaaactccacctcccgggttcaagcaattctgcctcagcctcccgagtagctgtaatGAGAGGCgtgcaccgccacgcctggctaattttttgtatttttactagagaaggggtttcactatgttgaccaggttggtctcgaactcctgacttcgtgatccgcctacgtcggcctcccaaagtgctgggattacaggcgtgagccaccgcgcctagcctgtGGTTGGTTTTTTAACTTGTGTTTGCATTTTCTCTTGGctgaatttatttctgggatatctttcttgtttgttttctttctgtgcagGCTCCTCTTTTAGTTTAGGTACAAtgtgtttcttttcattaagGATCATCTGGATGTGGCAGAGGAAGTTCATGTATGGGTTCCATTGCCCATGGGCTCTGTTAAGTCAGGTGGCCCATCATGGGCGCTTTGTTCCCTGGGATGTGCTCAATAATCACAAAATCTACATCCACATCCTTTAAGTTCAGCATGACCCCacattttaatgcaaattttaGTACTATTTTTGGGACACCAACTCTGAGTCCAGCCCCAATGTTTGGCCTGGGTACACCTACCAACTCCACATTTCTAAGAATGGAATGGCATACATCATTTCTGTTGGGGACATCTTTCAGATACTTGGTGGCTTTTCATATAAGCATATCCTTAATGGCCTGGGCACTTCCATGGGAGTTCTTAACATGAACATAAGGATTTAAACCTCTTGGTTTGCATAATTTTGTGGGGTATTCTGGGTCATAGTGAGCTACTTTCACAAATCACCTTAGGCTACATAGAAGAAAAGGTATTCGTTGGTCTTTAAAGGAAACTAATTTTTTATcctaattttacaatttttttttttttttttttttttttttttttttagttttttggaaatggagtcttgctctgttgcccaggctggagtgctatggcatgatctcggctcattgcaacctccacctcccgggttcaagtgattctcctgcctcagcctcccaagtatctaggattacaggtgcatgcgaccacacccggctaatttttatatttttagtagaagcagggtttcaccatgttggccaggctggtctccaactcctgacctcaaatgatccacccaccttggcctcccaaagtgctgggattactggcatgagccactgtgcccagccctaattttACAATTATTAATAGTTCCTTTAAttccaagccaggcatggtagctggCAGCTGTAGTGtgagctacctggaaggctgaggtggaaggatggcttgagcccaggagtttcaggctttAGTGCACCATGATGACACCAGTgactaccactgcactccagcctgggccacaacaGAGcccattctcttcttttttttttttttccagatggagtttcgctcttgttgcccaggctggagtgcaatggcacaatcttggctcaccacaacctccgcctcctgggttcaagagattctcctgcctcagcctcctgagtagctgggataacaggcatgcatcaccacaccagctgattttgtatgtatgtatgtatgtacgtatgtatgtatgtatttaagagacagagtctcgctctgtcgcccaggctggagtgcagtggcacgatctcggctcactgcaagctctcctcccgggttcacaccattctcctgcctcagcctcccgagtagctgggactacaggtgcccgccaccactcctggctaagtttttgtaatttttagtagagacagggtttcaccgtgttagccaggatggtcttgatctcctgacctcatgatctgcccaccttggcctcccaaagtgctgggattacaggtgtgagccactgcacctggcctaattttgtatttttaatagaaacggggtttctccatgttcgtcagcctggtctcgaactcccgatccacctgcctcggcctccaaaagtgctgggattagaggcgtgagccaccgcgcctggcccgcaAAGCCCATTctcttaaaacaataacaaaaaaatgtatttgtgattagaatgtttttatttatgacattagttaacaaaaaaattactttaaaaaaagattagaaacagccgggcacggtggctcacgcctgtaatcccagcactttgggaggccaaggcgggcagatcacctgaggttaggagttcgagaccagcctcaacatggagaaaccccgtgtctactgaaaatacaaaattagctgtacgtggtggtgcatacctgtaatcccagctgctcgggaggctgaggaaggagaattgcttgaacctgggaggcagaagttgcggtgagccgagatcatgccactgcactccagcctgggcaacaagagtgaaactccgtctcacaaaaaaaaaaaaaaaaaaagattagaaacaaaCTCTGAGAGGAAGTTGAATACAATACAGTGTATACCATAGCCAACAATTCCCCATAGGGTACTGCTGAATAGGAACTTCAGATTTTGGTTTTGATAAAGGTCTTTCCAAGGCAGTGAGTCTGACTATGATACCTCTGTTGTTTCTACtccataataaaaaacaaatcgtTGATAATACTGTGAATTGGAGAAAAAGAGTTAATGTTTGGAGATTTggcaaagaaattgaaattttcCTAACATTACTGCAAGAGTTAGGCTAGGGTCACAGGGTTGAGGATTTGAGACCCTGCATCCCATACATGAGGAAAATGCAGGGAGAAACCAGTCCCCATGGGCAATGTAAAGAAATCAAAAGCAGCAATTGGACCGAAGTGTTTGTAAGTGCACTAAGGTTCTACCTAAGGAAGCGAAATACAACTAAAATGCAATTCTTCTAAATTTTTCTGGTAACTACAAACCATGACTGGGTGATTCTCATTCATAAATTGCCATATGCTCAAActgtttaatttttaacagtGCCTccgtttaattttttgttgttgttgtttacctATATATTATAAAGGACATTACAAAGGATatagatgaacagccagatgatgAGAATGATAGAGCAAGATGTGGAGTTGGGGGATAGAGCCTCCCTGCTGTCTCTGGGCGTACCACCATCCCAGCCTTGCGATGTGTTCAGCAACCCagaagctcctttttttttttttttaggagacggagtctcgctgtgtcgcccaggctggagtgcagtgctgtgatctcggctcactgcaagctccgcctcccgggttcacgccattctcctgcctcagcctcccagtagctgggactacaggcgcccgccaccacacccggctaattttttgtatttttagtagagacggggtttcaccgtgttagccaggatggtctggatctcctgaccttgtgattcacccgcctcagcctcccaaagtgctgggattacaggcctgagccaccgtgcccggcccagtttaatttttaataggaaaaaaaagtactGGGGGCCCCACGGACCGCAGTTTCTCCCACACGAACCCTACACCCAAGGCAGCACTCTCCTTATGTCAAGTGTGGCCCCCGCACAATCTGGGAAGACGCGAGGTTGCGGGTGCGGAGCTGCCCAGAGAGGGCTCTGGGGCCGCAGTCGCCAGGCAGGGACGGGACGGGACGGCCAGGGTCCCGGCTGCTGGACCAACCCCACCTTGTGGCCGAGCTGTGCCAGAACTTGGGTCCCAAACCCCCAAGTTGCCTGCAGGGGACCTGGGATCCCATCACAGCCGGTTCCGGCCGTTTCCAACCAGCCCCTGCCAGGTCTCGGGTAGCTGGCCCCGAACACTCACCATTTCCAGGCTTCCAGGTGTCCTGGCTTCTTCTCTAGGGCTCCCGTGACTAGTGCAGGTCACAATGCAGGCGACAAAACGACAGAAGTTGTGGCGTAGGGACCTGCTCCCTTTCACAGCGGGAAAGACTGGATCCCAACCTCAGTGGCAGGGTCACCAAGGTAAGAGCGGGAATGCATCCCCATCTTCCCAGGATGGACAGTTGGCAGGGCCCCGCCCCAGCGCTCCTGATTGGACAGAGGTCCAGGCCCCCATTCCCTCATCCATAAGTGACAGTAGAAGCCCTGGGTAACTGGACCTGCAGAGCGGGAGGGGTTCTAGCTACCATCTAAGGGCCAGCTCCCTCCCTGCAACTTGGTCAttggatattttcattttagtgaaATTTGATCCCGATTTTTAGACAGGGCACTATCTTTTTCCTTACTCAAAGGGTTGTTCCTGCTCCTTTGGTCTCCATTGGGGTTACTAGTGTGTACTGGGAATTCCAGACTCAGTGTCCAGCGGAACAATCTTGTCACCTCAGAGCCCGAGGGGAACCAAGATCAGGCCAGGCATGATTGGACCAGGAGGGAGAGGCAAGTGTTCTTCAGGGGGCGGCAACTGGGGATGAGACATGGCCAAGGCTTTCTCTCATAGCCCCCATCCCCTCCTCACAGTGTGGAAACGCTCCCTCCTTCCAGACCTTCACATTCACCAGCAGGAAACTCTTACCAGGTGACACTCTTAAGCTTCTGAGCTAAACAGTCAACTTCATAAATGGTTTCTCCAGGTGAGGTCCAAACAATTCTGTCTCTGAACCTGACCTTcacagattttcttcatatatacaGATAACCGTCTGACCCCAGGGACCCTCTGCATGTCAGAACCAAAACACTGTTCCTGAATATGGCCCCAGGCTCCAGGGGTCCAACCACAGAAGGGACAGCACCCTGCCAAGGGCATCTGCACATGAGTCTCCTGCTTTTCAGGGCTCTGCAGCTTATCAGAATCCACACTTCTGGAGCTACTCCGAGCAGCTGGAGGCCACTTGCAGAATAGGTTGGGCTGCCCAGGAAGCACCCATGGGAGCTCCATTTCCCTCCTTCTGCAGCCTCCATACTGGCCTTAGCCTCTGTTACCCCCTGCAAATTGACAGTGGTACCCGAAGGGAGGGACGGTGGATGGGTGGGGGGAGAGGCCACTCGAACCGTTGGCAGGCCAGGCCTTTCAACAACTACCTGTGAGGCCAAGtgccatggctcaagcctgtaattccagcactacaggatgccaaggtgggaggattgctaacaacccagagttcaagaccagcctgaacaaggtaaaaccccatctctacaaaaaatacaaacattatctgggtatggtgtcacatgcctgtagtcctagccacttgggagactgagataggaagatcacctgagcccagggaggtcaaggctgcagtgagccatgatcccgccactgcacaccagcctgtgtgacagagtaagactgtctacAAAAgctattaaaagacaaatttttaaataatttaaaaaattaggccgggcgcggtggctcaagcctgtaatcccagcactttgggaggccaaggcgggtggatcacgaggtcaggagatcgagactatcctggctaacatggtgaaaccccgtctctactaaaaatacaaaaaactagccgggcgtggtggcgggcgcctgtagtctcagctacttgggaggctgaggcgggagaatggcgtgaacccgggaggcggagcttgcagtgagccgagatcacgccactgcactccagcctgggagacacagcgagactccatcaaaaaaaaaaaaaaaaaaaaaattagctggccgagGTGGCCTGTACCTGTACTTCCAACTACTGAAGAGGCTGGCAGGGTCAGGCACAATgcttcacacctataatcccagcactttgggaggccacaacaggaagactgcttgagcacaggagttcaagaccagcctgggtcacatggcaaaacctcatctcttccaataatacaaaaattagccaagtgtggttgtgagcacctgtggtcccagctactcagaaggctgaggctggaggagcccaagagttcaaggctacagtgagctatgattgcaccactgcactccaatctgggtgacagagggagactttctttaaaaatgaatacccATGAGGAGAGTGAAAGCTATGAACAATTCACGACAGTGGCAACAGGTCTCCTTCCTGTACGTGTTTAATACCTGAGTTTACTTATTGGAGTAGTTCTCAATGAGTTACATTCCACCTTTTGGAGTTAccacaatttttgtatttaacttttttgtattacTTTGACCAGGGTCTGATTTGAGTAAAAGGTTTAAGAGGCCtgtagaggccaggcacggtggcttacacctgtaagcccagcactttgggaggccaaggtgggcagatcatgaggtcaggagatcgagaccctcctggccaacatggtgaaaccttttctctactaaatatacaaaaattagctgggcgtggtggtacatgcctgtaatcccagctactcaggaggctgaggcaggagaattgcttgaaccagggagtcggaggttgcagtgagctgagattgcgccactgtgcaaTAAGTCTGGTGCACAGAGACTGTCTagtgacagagactgtctcaaaaaggtGCGGGGGCGGCGGAGGAAGAGGCCTATAGAAAGGGAGACatgtaaataaagagaaagaatgtaACTTATAACTTAGGTTCACATTCCCAATTACTACACCTCTTACATAAAATTTGGTGCTTTGCAAATAAAGTGAGTGCTGATTTTGTGGGATCAGACATAAATAGCAAGTGTTCTTAATCACATATAATCAACCATAAATAATAAACTGAGGCATTACAAAAAACACTCAAAATTCCCAGATTAAGAGCAAGGTGCTTTTTCTCACATGAAAGTCCTGGGTGGCACCAGTCACTACACAATGCAGGAGAGAAACAAGCTCCCATCTAGTTGGTTTTCAGGGAAGCATAGTAAATGTCAGGCTGAATCATGAACAGGGTCACTGCCACTAGAACAATGCTTGCAAAAGAGTATAGACCTTAACTCACTCTATAGATTAGGGAGTTGACCATCAGAGTATTTCCAACCATGACAGTTTGAATTAGTTCTCTGGTGATCATTTactaatatttgaaataaaaaagccAACTGGAAATGTACCTTTAATGTGAATCATCTGGCAACATCTCTGGAGAACTACGACTCTGAGAAAAGGAAAGTCAAGGATTTGGAGAATACTCTTAATTTGCAAgcaagagaatcagaaaaaatggGCTGAAGCAGGTGGCCACACACTGCTCTCCCTGTGTGGTGCCTCTAATATGTGACTGACACCTTCCCTGTCTGTGCCTATGAAATCTCATTAAGATTGgctgtagccgggcgcggtggctcaagcctgtaatcccagcactttgggaggccgagacgggcggatcacgaggtcaggagatcgagaccatcctggctaacacggtgaaaccccgtctctactaaaaatacaagaaaattagccgggctaagtggcgggcgcctgtagtcccagctactcgggaggctgaggcaggagaatggcgtgaacccggggaggcggagcttgcagtgagctgagatccggccactgcactccagcctggggcacagagcaagactccgtctcaaaaaaaaaaaaaaaaaaagattggctgTAAGTGGCagggtactgtggctcacacctataattccagcactttgggaagccgaggtgggtggatcacttgagatcaggagtttgagaccagcctggccaacatggtgaaaccccatctctaaaattagccaggtgtgatggcggttgcctgtaatcccagctacttgggaggctgaggcagaattgcttgaacccgggaggcagaggttgcagtgagctgaaatcatgccactgcactccagcatgggcaacagagcaagactccatctaaaaaatgaaaaaattaaaaaaaaaaagatttgctatAGATTAATTGTATCAGAACCATCTAAATATCTAAATACATCCAGATTTAATTGTCCATTCACCGGTAGCTCTTCTcaactcagaaataaattatcTCACAGGTCCTTTCCCTACTCTTTTTCTATGTTTCAAAGGAATGGGGATAATTGAATGCATATTAACAGAATGTATCTCTTCATGTCGCTGACACGAACCGGAACAAatgaaagctttgccacattgCTTGCATTCACATGGTTTCTCTCTGGTGTCTGTCCTTCCACGATTTTGAAGGTTCTTGGCAGATGTGAAGGCTTTCCCACAATTCTTACATTCAtatggcttctctccagtgtgcaTCCTTCCATGTATAAGTAAGGAAGAGAAATTACTAAATGCTTGTATACACCCCTTACATTTAGCGTTTCTCTGTAGTGTATCTTTTCATGCATTCAAAGCTCCATGGAAGATATGAAAAATCCTTTCCCACGTTGTTTATTCATAGGGCTTTTCGCCAGTGTGTGTCCTTTCATGTCTACAAAGGGAACAAGAAAAACTGAATACCTTctcacattccttacattcataagGCTTCTCCCTAGTGTAGTTTCTTTTTATGATGTAGAAAGGAACCGGAACTATAGAATgatttcccacattccttacattcataagGCTTTCTTCCAGTATGAGTTAGTTCATGTATTCGAAGGCTACTCCAATAACGATAGACTTTACCACActgtttacattcatagggtttctccccaGTGTGAGTCCTTCCATGTATTCGGAGGCTTGAGGCACATCTGAAAGATTTCCCACATTGCTTAcactcatagggtttctctccagtgtgagtcatTTCATGATATCGAATAGAACTGGGTAAATTAAAGCCTTTGCCACATTGCTTACACTCATAGCGTTTCGCTACAGTGTGACTCAACTGATGATATCGAAAAGAAATGGGAGAAACATAGGCTTTCCCACATTGCTTACATTCATGGGGCTTCTTTCCAGTGTGACTCCCTTGATGACGTTGAAAGGCACTGAAATAAATGAAGGCTTTCCTACATTGCTTGCATTTATAGCGTTTCTCTCTAGTGTGAGATTTTTCACGTGCTTGAAATGAACTGGGAGAATGAAAGACTTTTCCACATATCTTAGATTTATGGGATCTCTCTCCAGTATTCATGTGTCTAGAAAAGCTTCTAAGATGAGAAAATCCTTTGCCACGTTGTTTATGTTCATAGCGTTTTTTACCTATGTGAGTCCTTTCATGTCTCCGAAGGGAACTGGAAAAACCAAAtaccttcccacattccttacattcataagGCCTCTCTTTTCTGTGACTCCCTTCATGCTTTTGAAAGGATGTAGGATTATCAAATGCTTTCCCACATTCCCTGCATTCATATGTCTTCACTCTAGTGTGGACCCTTTtatgattttgaaagaaattggAACTATAGAATGATTTCCCACAGTTCTTAAATTCATAAGGCTTTTTTCCAATATGAGTTAATTCATGTATTCGAAGGCCACTCCAGTAACGACAGACTTTACCACActgtttacattcatagggtttctccccaCTGTGAGTCCTTCCATGTGTTCGAAGGTGCGAGGCAGATCTGAAAGCTCTCCCACATTGCTtccattcatagggtttctctccagtgtgagtcatTTCATGATATCGAATGGAACTGGGCAAATTGAAGCCTTTGCCACATTGCTTACACTTATAGCGTTTTGCTCCAGTGTGACTCAATTCATGACACTGAAAAGCAGTGGAAGAAATATAGGCTTTCCCACATTGCTTACACTCATAGGGGTTCTCTCCAGTGTGGCTCCTTTGATGATGTTGAAAGGCATTGAAATAAATGAAGGGTTTTCCACATTGCTTGCATTTATAGCATTTTTCTCTAGTGTGAGATCTTTCACGTGTTTGAAATGAACTGGGAGAATGAAAGACTTGTCCACGAATCTTACGTTTATGAAGTATCTCTCCAGTGTGTATCTTCATGTGCCTAGGACAGCTTCTACAAAAAGATCCTTTCCCACGttgtttacattcatagggtttttcaGTGTGTGTCCTTTCATGTCTCTGAAGGGAACTAGAAAAACTGAAtaccttcccacattccttacattcataagGCTTCTCTTTTCTGTGACTCCTTTCATGTTTTTGAAAGGATATGGGATTACCAAatgctttcccacattccttgcattcataaggtttctcCCTAGTGTGGATCCTTTTATGATTTAGAAGGAAACCGGAACTATAGAATgatttcccacattccttacattcataagGCTTTTTTCCAATGTGAGTTAGTTCATGTACTCGAAGGCCACTCCAATAACGATAGACTTTACCACActgtttacattcatagggtttctccccaGTGTGAGTCCTTCCATGTATCTGGAGGCTTGAGGCACATctgaaagctttcccacattgcttacatttatagggtttctctccagtgtgagtcatTTCATGATATCGAATGGAATTGGGCAAACTGAAGCCTTTGCCACACTGCTTACACTTGTAGTGTTTCACTCCAGTGTGACTCAATTGATGATAtcgaaaagaaatggaagaaatatagGCTTTCCCACATTGTTTACGTGCATTGGATTTCTCTTTAGTGTGAGTCCTTTGATGGTATCGAAAGGCACATAAACTaataaaggctttcccacatttctTACATCCATAAAATTTCCCGCCAGCGTGAAGCATTCTACGTCTGTGATAGAAACCAAAAAAACGGTATGTCTTCCCAGAACCCTTACATGCATGATGCTTCCCTCCTCTGTGCATTCTTTCATGTATTTGAAAGGAAGATacattattaaatgctttttcacgtttcttacatttgtaaggtttctctacACTGTGAGTCCTTGCATGCATTTGAAGTTCTGAGGTGCATCCAAAGGGTTTTCCAGATTGTTTACATTCATAGGGATTCCCTCCAGAGTGAGCTCTTTTATGTCTATGAAAAGAAGTGGAAAAACTAAATGCCTTCCCAGAATCCTTACATTCATAGAGTTTTTCTCCAGTGTGTGCAATTACATGTCTGCGAAAGTAGGGGAGGTAGCTGAAGGCCTTCTTACAGTATGTACATTTATATAGCTTCTGTCCATATTCCTGATACTCATATGGCTTGTGTCCAGTGTCAGTTCTGGTGTGCTTATTAAGGGATAAATGACCCATGCCGACCTCACACACATTCCTTTCACATGATGCTACTCCAGTTTTCTTCTTCATGTCATCCAGAACCTGGGTCAAAATTTCTCCACGCTGATGACCTTCACTTTCAAATAGTCTC
The sequence above is drawn from the Macaca thibetana thibetana isolate TM-01 chromosome 19, ASM2454274v1, whole genome shotgun sequence genome and encodes:
- the LOC126942489 gene encoding zinc finger protein 700-like isoform X2, coding for MEERLFESEGHQRGEILTQVLDDMKKKTGVASCERNVCEVGMGHLSLNKHTRTDTGHKPYEYQEYGQKLYKCTYCKKAFSYLPYFRRHVIAHTGEKLYECKDSGKAFSFSTSFHRHKRAHSGGNPYECKQSGKPFGCTSELQMHARTHSVEKPYKCKKREKAFNNVSSFQIHERMHRGGKHHACKGSGKTYRFFGFYHRRRMLHAGGKFYGCKKCGKAFISLCAFRYHQRTHTKEKSNARKQCGKAYISSISFRYHQLSHTGVKHYKCKQCGKGFSLPNSIRYHEMTHTGEKPYKCKQCGKAFRCASSLQIHGRTHTGEKPYECKQCGKVYRYWSGLRVHELTHIGKKPYECKECGKSFYSSGFLLNHKRIHTREKPYECKECGKAFGNPISFQKHERSHRKEKPYECKECGKVFGFSSSLRRHERTHIGKKRYEHKQRGKGFSHLRSFSRHMNTGERSHKSKICGKVFHSPSSFQAREKSHTREKRYKCKQCRKAFIYFSAFQRHQGSHTGKKPHECKQCGKAYVSPISFRYHQLSHTVAKRYECKQCGKGFNLPSSIRYHEMTHTGEKPYECKQCGKSFRCASSLRIHGRTHTGEKPYECKQCGKVYRYWSSLRIHELTHTGRKPYECKECGKSFYSSGSFLHHKKKLH
- the LOC126942489 gene encoding zinc finger protein 14-like isoform X1, translated to MEERLFESEGHQRGEILTQVLDDMKKKTGVASCERNVCEVGMGHLSLNKHTRTDTGHKPYEYQEYGQKLYKCTYCKKAFSYLPYFRRHVIAHTGEKLYECKDSGKAFSFSTSFHRHKRAHSGGNPYECKQSGKPFGCTSELQMHARTHSVEKPYKCKKREKAFNNVSSFQIHERMHRGGKHHACKGSGKTYRFFGFYHRRRMLHAGGKFYGCKKCGKAFISLCAFRYHQRTHTKEKSNARKQCGKAYISSISFRYHQLSHTGVKHYKCKQCGKGFSLPNSIRYHEMTHTGEKPYKCKQCGKAFRCASSLQIHGRTHTGEKPYECKQCGKVYRYWSGLRVHELTHIGKKPYECKECGKSFYSSGFLLNHKRIHTREKPYECKECGKAFGNPISFQKHERSHRKEKPYECKECGKVFSFSSSLQRHERTHTEKPYECKQRGKGSFCRSCPRHMKIHTGEILHKRKIRGQVFHSPSSFQTRERSHTREKCYKCKQCGKPFIYFNAFQHHQRSHTGENPYECKQCGKAYISSTAFQCHELSHTGAKRYKCKQCGKGFNLPSSIRYHEMTHTGEKPYEWKQCGRAFRSASHLRTHGRTHSGEKPYECKQCGKVCRYWSGLRIHELTHIGKKPYEFKNCGKSFYSSNFFQNHKRVHTRVKTYECRECGKAFDNPTSFQKHEGSHRKERPYECKECGKVFGFSSSLRRHERTHIGKKRYEHKQRGKGFSHLRSFSRHMNTGERSHKSKICGKVFHSPSSFQAREKSHTREKRYKCKQCRKAFIYFSAFQRHQGSHTGKKPHECKQCGKAYVSPISFRYHQLSHTVAKRYECKQCGKGFNLPSSIRYHEMTHTGEKPYECKQCGKSFRCASSLRIHGRTHTGEKPYECKQCGKVYRYWSSLRIHELTHTGRKPYECKECGKSFYSSGSFLHHKKKLH